In the Helianthus annuus cultivar XRQ/B chromosome 11, HanXRQr2.0-SUNRISE, whole genome shotgun sequence genome, one interval contains:
- the LOC110888868 gene encoding uncharacterized protein LOC110888868: MRVVDDKATDAFLDQNPKCFCRCYVQRETKTDVIVNNMAETFNGFIIQSRAKHIIDMLEDIRLAVMTGLVTKHNEMSRKNVVVCPRIQAKKLDKEKEKAYLCTVYPSSNTVFQVKSFDDVSVDIVKRSCTCGKWDLTGIPCYHVCAVAAFMHKNSEDFVHSYLTKEVYLKSYEYTVPPLPSEKYWPIVDLPLDPPPVKIGPRRPKKNRKKDPQETKKKTGKLGRHGTLMGCKNCHERGHNISSCKKQAAEGSQVTRKRGRPKKSADAQPSQSTATPQVSQSTQQSQGNVASQQTQRQAKRGRPKKISKATNQSAE, from the coding sequence ATGAGAGTTGTAGATGATAAGGCAACTGATGCATTTCTGGATCagaatcctaagtgcttttgtAGGTGCTATGTACAACGTGAGACTAAGACTGATGTTATTGTCAATAATATGGCTGAAACATTCAATGGATTCATCATACAGTCCAGAGCAAAGCATATCATTGATATGCTGGAAGATATAAGGTTGGCAGTTATGACCGGGTTAGTAACAAAGCACAATGAGATGTCCCGTAAAAATGTGGTTGTTTGCCCTAGGATTCAAGCCAAGAAGCTTGataaagagaaagagaaagcttATCTTTGTACTGTGTATCCTTCAAGTAACACTGTGTTTCAAGTCAAGAGCTTTGACGATGTATCTGTGGATATTGTGAAGAGAAGCTGTACATGTGGGAAGTGGGACTTGACAGGCATTCCATGTTATCATGTGTGTGCAGTTGCAGCGTTTATGCATAAGAATTCTGAAGACTTTGTTCATAGTTACTTGACCAAAGAGGTGTATCTCAAGTCCTATGAGTACACTGTCCCACCACTGCCTTCGGAAAAATATTGGCCAATTGTTGATTTACCTTTGGACCCTCCACCAGTCAAGATTGGGCCAAGAAGACCAAAAAAGAACAGAAAGAAGGATCCACAGGAAACCAAGAAAAAAACTGGGAAGCTAGGTAGGCATGGTACACTCATGGGTTGTAAAAACTGTCATGAAAGAGGTCATAACATTTCAAGTTGTAAGAAACAGGCAGCTGAAGGTAGCCAAGTCACAAGAAAGAGGGGCAGGCCTAAAAAGTCAGCTGATGCACAACCTTCTCAGTCAACAGCAACCCCACAAGTTTCTCAGTCCACTCAGCAATCACAGGGGAATGTAGCATCACAACAAACTCAGAGGCAAGCTAAGAGGGGGAGGCCAAAAAAGATCTCAAAAGCCACAAATCAATCAGCTGAATGA
- the LOC110888867 gene encoding protein LURP-one-related 8 codes for MAKVYPESETIIPFVNTNNPIVLTVWKKSLIFSCDGFTVYNSNGNLAFRVDNYFVKGNREIVLMDALGCSLHTVRRKMLSLADNFLVYDGESVNPRFSVTKHVNILNTKSLAYVSTVGSSKNRNKRNVIYEIQGSYAQKSCMVYDDKNQCVAEIRRKEANGGVALGGDVFALVVQPSIDPAIAMVLVIVLDQMFNSSRRFSK; via the exons ATGGCAAAGGTTTATCCTGAGAGTGAGACAATCATTCCATTTGTAAACACTAATAATCCTATCGTGTTGACGGTGTGGAAGAAGTCTTTGATCTTTAGTTGCGATGGGTTTACAGTGTACAACTCCAATGGAAATCTTGCATTTCGagtagacaactatttcgtgaaAGGAAACCGGGAGATTGTTCTCATGGATGCGTTAGGTTGCAGTCTCCACACCGTTAGGCGCAAG ATGTTAAGCCTAGCAGACAATTTTCTTGTCTATGATGGTGAAAGTGTAAATCCCCGATTTTCAGTGACCAAACATGTGAATATCTTAAACACCAAGTCACTAGCATATGTGAGCACAGTAGGATCATCAAAGAACAGGAACAAAAGAAATGTGATCTATGAGATCCAAGGATCATATGCTCAAAAGTCCTGCATGGTGTATGATGACAAGAACCAGTGTGTTGCTGAAATTAGGAGGAAAGAAGCCAATGGAGGGGTGGCACTTGGGGGAGATGTTTTTGCTTTGGTGGTACAACCATCTATCGATCCTGCCATTGCTATGGTCCTCGTCATTGTCCTCGATCAAATGTTTAATTCTTCTAGGCGCTTCTCTAAATAG